The genomic region AGGATCGTCACCCAGCGCACCCGCGAATCCGGCCGGGCCCGAACGATGACAGTTCGGACCCGGCCGGACCCCTGTCCGGGTACAGCACCCGGGCCGCCGCACGAGCCGTGAGACCATCGAGCGTGAGCACGCTGCGTGCACTGTGGGGATCGTCGCATCCGGGGCCGACGCTGGTGGTCACGGCGCTCGCGCTCGCGCTCGGCTGGGCAGCCGGACTCGATCCTGCGCGAATCGCGCTGCTCGGCGTCGCCGTCTTCGCCGGGCAGCTCTCGGTCGGCATCTCCAACGACGCGATCGACGCGCCGCGCGACCGCCGCACGGGTCGCGGCGACAAGCCCGTCGCGCGCGGCGACGTCGGGCTGTCGGTCGCGTGGGGCGCGGCGTTCACACTGCTCGCCCTCGCGCTCGCGCTGTCGGCGATCCTCGGATGGCGGATGCTCGTCGCCCATGCGCTCGCGCTCGGGTCGGCGTGGGCGTACAACGCCGGCCTGAAGTCGACCCCCGCCTCGATCGTGCCGTTCGTGGTGAGCTTCGGGATCTTCCCGAGCCTCGCGACGCTGTCGTCCCCCGACCCCGCGTTCGCCCCCGGATGGGCGTGGATCGCCGGCGGGGCGCTCGGCGCGGCCGTGCATCTCACCAACGTCCTGCCCGACCTCGACGACGACGCGGCCACGGGTGTGCGCGGTCTGCCGCATCGGTGGGGACCCCGCACGTCGACGGTCGCCGCGGCCGTCGCGGTCATCGCCGGGGCCGTGGCGGTGCTCGCGGGTGCCGCCGGCGGCGACCTGGCGACGGTGACGCCCATCTCGTGGGTGTTCTTCGCGGGAGTCATCGCGGTGGCCGCGGTCACCGTGATCATGGTCGTGCGACAGGCGCCGTCGCGCGCACTCTTCCGGCTCGTGATGCTCGCCGGGCTGCTGCTCGCCGCGCAGCTCGTCGCGACCGGGCGAGCGCTCGTCGGCTGATCCCGGC from Microbacter sp. GSS18 harbors:
- a CDS encoding UbiA family prenyltransferase; amino-acid sequence: MSTLRALWGSSHPGPTLVVTALALALGWAAGLDPARIALLGVAVFAGQLSVGISNDAIDAPRDRRTGRGDKPVARGDVGLSVAWGAAFTLLALALALSAILGWRMLVAHALALGSAWAYNAGLKSTPASIVPFVVSFGIFPSLATLSSPDPAFAPGWAWIAGGALGAAVHLTNVLPDLDDDAATGVRGLPHRWGPRTSTVAAAVAVIAGAVAVLAGAAGGDLATVTPISWVFFAGVIAVAAVTVIMVVRQAPSRALFRLVMLAGLLLAAQLVATGRALVG